The following proteins come from a genomic window of Frankia casuarinae:
- a CDS encoding aa3-type cytochrome oxidase subunit IV, producing MKVEGIIFNFFGVFAGAAALVYWFWSKDPTGTAALTLTTGLGLLVGGYLIFTGRRIGMRPQDLPDAEVADGAGELGHFTPGSYYPFFIGASSVTAAMGLVFGVWMIILGALLVVVFVTCLVFENFWHPPVPED from the coding sequence ATGAAGGTGGAAGGCATCATCTTCAACTTCTTCGGAGTTTTCGCCGGGGCCGCCGCGCTGGTGTACTGGTTCTGGTCGAAGGACCCGACCGGCACGGCCGCGCTGACCCTCACCACGGGGCTCGGCCTGCTCGTCGGCGGATACTTGATCTTCACCGGCCGGCGGATCGGGATGCGCCCGCAGGACCTGCCGGATGCGGAGGTCGCCGACGGGGCTGGGGAGCTCGGGCACTTCACCCCGGGCAGCTACTATCCGTTCTTCATCGGGGCCAGCTCGGTGACGGCGGCGATGGGCCTCGTCTTCGGCGTCTGGATGATCATTCTCGGTGCGCTTCTGGTCGTGGTGTTCGTGACTTGCCTGGTCTTCGAGAACTTCTGGCACCCGCCGGTGCCCGAGGACTGA
- the ctaD gene encoding aa3-type cytochrome oxidase subunit I: MTLVQEAGVGHADSPDSHIPRRTNLLGYLRTTSHKDIAVMYFVTSFGFFLFAGVLAIMMRAELARPGLQYFSNEQYNQFFTMHGTLMLLMFATPIAFAFANFLVPLQIGAPDVAFPRLNALSYWFFLFGSLTVILGFLTPNGAASFGWFAYSPLNNEVYSPGAGSDLWIVGLTVSGLGTILGAVNMITTILTMRAPGMTMFRLPIFCWNFLVTSILVLVAFPVLAAALLALEADRRFGAHVFDAANGGALLWQHLFWFFGHPEVYILALPFFGIVSEILPVFSRKPLFGYKGLVFATIGIGALSVAVWAHHMFVTGAVLLPFFAFLSFLIAVPTGMKFFNWIGTMWRGQLTFETPMLFCVGFLVTFLFGGLTGVLLASPPIDFHVSDSYFVVAHFHYVIFGTVVFAAYAGTYFWFPKVTGRLMNDRLGKIHFWTVFLGFHTTFLVQHWLGVQGMPRRYADYGPNDGFTTLNTISSAGSFLLALSTLPFIYNLWHSYRKGPLAVVDDPWGYGNSLEWATSCPPPRHNFRTLPRIRSERPAFDLHYPATIGRIDYHATPEIS; the protein is encoded by the coding sequence GTGACCCTCGTACAAGAAGCGGGTGTCGGCCACGCCGACTCCCCGGACTCCCACATCCCCCGGCGGACGAACCTGCTCGGCTATCTGCGGACGACGTCCCACAAGGACATCGCCGTCATGTACTTCGTCACGTCGTTCGGGTTCTTCCTCTTCGCCGGTGTCCTGGCCATCATGATGCGGGCGGAACTCGCCCGCCCGGGGCTGCAGTACTTCTCCAACGAGCAGTACAACCAGTTTTTCACGATGCACGGCACGCTGATGCTGCTCATGTTCGCGACCCCGATCGCGTTCGCGTTCGCGAACTTCCTCGTGCCGCTGCAGATCGGCGCGCCGGACGTGGCGTTCCCGCGGCTGAACGCGCTGTCCTACTGGTTCTTCCTGTTCGGCAGCCTGACGGTGATCCTCGGGTTCCTGACCCCGAACGGCGCCGCGTCCTTCGGCTGGTTCGCCTACTCGCCGCTGAATAACGAGGTGTACTCGCCGGGGGCCGGGTCGGACCTGTGGATCGTGGGACTGACGGTGTCCGGTCTGGGTACCATCCTCGGCGCCGTCAACATGATCACGACGATCCTGACGATGCGGGCCCCGGGCATGACGATGTTCCGGCTGCCGATCTTCTGCTGGAACTTCCTGGTGACCTCGATCCTCGTGCTGGTTGCCTTCCCCGTGCTCGCCGCGGCGCTGCTCGCCCTGGAGGCCGACCGGCGCTTCGGCGCGCACGTGTTCGACGCCGCCAACGGCGGCGCGCTGCTCTGGCAGCACCTGTTCTGGTTCTTCGGCCACCCCGAGGTCTACATCCTCGCCCTGCCGTTCTTCGGCATCGTCAGCGAGATCCTGCCGGTCTTCTCCCGCAAGCCGCTGTTCGGCTACAAGGGTCTGGTCTTCGCCACCATCGGCATCGGAGCCCTGTCCGTCGCGGTGTGGGCGCACCACATGTTCGTCACCGGCGCGGTGCTGCTGCCCTTCTTCGCCTTCCTGTCGTTCCTCATCGCGGTGCCGACCGGGATGAAGTTCTTCAACTGGATCGGCACGATGTGGCGCGGGCAGCTCACCTTCGAGACGCCGATGCTGTTCTGCGTCGGTTTCCTGGTGACCTTCCTGTTCGGTGGTCTGACCGGGGTACTGCTGGCCAGCCCGCCGATCGACTTCCACGTCAGCGACAGCTACTTCGTCGTCGCCCACTTCCACTACGTCATCTTCGGGACCGTGGTGTTCGCCGCCTACGCGGGCACCTACTTCTGGTTCCCGAAGGTCACGGGCCGGCTGATGAACGACCGGCTCGGGAAGATCCACTTCTGGACGGTCTTCCTCGGCTTCCACACGACGTTTCTGGTGCAGCACTGGCTCGGCGTGCAGGGTATGCCCCGCCGGTACGCCGACTACGGACCGAACGACGGGTTCACCACGCTGAACACGATCTCGTCCGCGGGTTCGTTCCTGCTCGCCCTCTCGACGCTGCCGTTCATCTACAACCTCTGGCACTCCTACCGCAAGGGCCCACTCGCCGTCGTCGACGACCCCTGGGGCTACGGGAACTCGCTGGAATGGGCGACCTCCTGCCCCCCGCCGCGGCACAACTTCCGGACGCTGCCGCGCATCCGCTCCGAACGCCCGGCGTTCGACCTGCACTATCCGGCCACGATCGGCCGGATCGACTACCACGCGACTCCCGAGATCAGTTAA
- the coxB gene encoding aa3-type cytochrome oxidase subunit II, producing the protein MRRSFGRTRPSLADVEDTPTTPADSDTRAAAVSAVGVHGTRHIRPLRRVLRLGAVLAVVGIMATACDRPTFGYPRGVTNQTPRLLNIWQGSAIAALAVGVLVWGMIFYAIIAFRKRSDVLPRQVRYNLPVEVLYTVVPVVIVAGLFFYTARDESEVTKLSPKPDVTVDVIAFRWNWQFKYLDTGSGRQGANPIEVTGRPGEPAVLVLPQNRSIRFVESSPDVIHSFWVPEFLFKRDVIPGRVNQFELTITKTGTFIGRCAELCGTDHDRMNFYVKVVPQAEYDTFIADRENVAISAAPAVSTTGTAATTATTGSGQ; encoded by the coding sequence GTGAGGAGATCCTTCGGTCGGACCCGGCCGTCGCTCGCGGATGTCGAGGACACGCCGACGACACCGGCTGACTCCGACACACGCGCAGCTGCGGTGTCCGCGGTCGGCGTGCACGGGACGCGGCACATCCGGCCGCTTCGGCGTGTCCTGCGTCTCGGTGCCGTGCTCGCTGTCGTGGGGATCATGGCGACCGCCTGCGACAGGCCTACATTCGGCTATCCCAGGGGCGTGACGAACCAGACGCCGCGCCTTCTCAACATCTGGCAGGGTTCGGCGATCGCCGCGCTCGCCGTCGGTGTGCTCGTCTGGGGAATGATCTTTTACGCGATCATCGCCTTCCGGAAACGCAGCGACGTGCTTCCCCGCCAGGTGCGCTACAACCTGCCAGTCGAGGTTCTCTACACCGTCGTGCCGGTGGTGATCGTGGCCGGGCTGTTCTTCTACACGGCCCGGGACGAGAGCGAGGTCACCAAGCTCTCGCCGAAGCCAGACGTCACCGTTGACGTGATCGCCTTCCGATGGAACTGGCAGTTCAAGTACCTCGACACCGGATCCGGCCGGCAGGGTGCCAACCCGATCGAGGTCACCGGTCGCCCCGGTGAACCGGCGGTGCTCGTGCTGCCGCAGAACCGCTCGATCCGTTTCGTGGAGAGCTCGCCGGACGTCATCCACTCGTTCTGGGTGCCGGAGTTCCTGTTCAAACGGGACGTCATCCCCGGCCGGGTGAACCAGTTTGAACTGACCATCACGAAGACCGGCACCTTCATCGGTCGATGCGCCGAACTGTGCGGGACGGACCACGACCGGATGAACTTCTACGTGAAGGTCGTGCCGCAGGCCGAGTACGACACGTTCATCGCGGACCGGGAGAACGTGGCGATCTCGGCGGCGCCGGCCGTGTCAACGACCGGGACCGCCGCCACCACCGCAACCACCGGGAGTGGACAGTGA
- a CDS encoding cysteine desulfurase family protein: protein MPAYLDHASTTPLHPAAREALLMALQDGWADPARLYREGRRARMLLDAARETVAGVLGARPDEISFPASGSAAAHLALLGTAAARRRAGDVVMVSAVEHSSVLHAAQRHEQAGGRVVRIGVDHLGRVDPADFTPVAGTAVASLQHANHEVGTIQPVAEVAERMRAAGVPLHTDAAVTVGHIPVDLADLGVDLLTASAHKFGGPPGVGVLAVRTGTRWRSPGPVDEREGGRVAGYPNVPAVVAAAMALSARAGELAAEAPRLAGYVAELRRRLPELVNGVELLGDPDRAATVPHISAFSCLYVEGEALLTELDRTGIAVSSGSSCTSDTLIPSHVLVAMGALTHGNLRISFGRESTQADLDALLTALPAAVRAVRDRLGAAGL, encoded by the coding sequence GTGCCGGCCTATCTCGACCACGCGTCGACCACGCCGCTGCACCCTGCCGCGCGCGAGGCTCTGCTAATGGCTCTTCAGGATGGTTGGGCCGACCCGGCACGGTTGTATCGGGAGGGCCGCCGGGCGCGCATGCTGCTCGACGCGGCCCGCGAGACCGTCGCGGGCGTGCTCGGGGCCCGGCCGGACGAGATCAGTTTTCCCGCGAGCGGGTCGGCGGCGGCGCATCTGGCCCTGTTGGGCACGGCGGCGGCCCGGCGGCGTGCGGGTGACGTCGTCATGGTCAGCGCGGTCGAGCACTCCAGCGTCCTGCACGCCGCGCAGCGGCACGAACAGGCCGGTGGACGGGTCGTCAGGATTGGTGTGGATCATCTCGGCCGGGTCGACCCCGCCGACTTCACCCCCGTCGCCGGTACCGCCGTCGCCAGCCTCCAGCACGCCAACCACGAGGTCGGGACCATCCAGCCGGTCGCCGAGGTCGCCGAACGGATGCGCGCCGCCGGGGTGCCGCTGCACACCGACGCCGCCGTGACAGTCGGCCACATCCCCGTCGACCTGGCCGACCTCGGGGTGGATCTGCTCACCGCGAGTGCCCACAAGTTCGGCGGACCACCCGGGGTGGGCGTTCTCGCGGTGCGCACCGGGACCCGCTGGCGCAGTCCCGGTCCCGTTGACGAGCGGGAGGGCGGTCGGGTTGCGGGCTATCCGAACGTCCCCGCCGTCGTCGCCGCAGCCATGGCGCTGAGCGCCCGGGCGGGTGAACTCGCCGCGGAGGCGCCCCGGCTCGCCGGCTACGTGGCCGAACTGCGCCGCCGGCTGCCCGAACTCGTCAACGGCGTGGAACTACTCGGCGATCCGGACCGGGCGGCGACGGTTCCGCACATCAGCGCGTTCTCCTGCCTCTACGTCGAGGGCGAGGCGCTGCTGACCGAGCTCGACCGGACCGGAATCGCCGTGAGCTCCGGGTCGAGCTGCACATCCGACACCCTGATCCCGAGCCATGTCCTGGTCGCCATGGGCGCGTTGACGCACGGCAACCTGCGGATATCCTTTGGCCGCGAGTCGACCCAGGCCGATCTCGACGCCCTGCTGACGGCGCTGCCCGCAGCCGTACGCGCCGTGCGGGACCGGCTGGGCGCCGCCGGGCTTTGA
- a CDS encoding sulfurtransferase TusA family protein, which yields MTEQPHTVDSRGRRCPLPIIDLARAFGGIPVTGTITLWADDPAAGADVVAWCRLRGQELVDVSPLPEGGEAFVIRRLV from the coding sequence ATGACGGAACAGCCGCACACGGTCGACTCGCGGGGACGACGCTGCCCGTTGCCGATCATCGATCTGGCCCGCGCCTTCGGCGGGATTCCGGTGACCGGCACCATCACGCTCTGGGCCGACGACCCCGCCGCCGGCGCGGACGTCGTGGCCTGGTGCCGGCTGCGGGGTCAGGAGCTGGTGGACGTCTCCCCGCTTCCGGAAGGCGGGGAGGCGTTCGTCATCCGGCGGCTTGTATAA
- a CDS encoding carbohydrate kinase family protein, whose protein sequence is MRIAVTGSIASDHLMRFPGRFAEQLLADQLERVSLSFLVDELVIRRGGVAANIAFGLGRLGLRPILVGAVGEDFADYRSWLDRHGVDTASVRVSEIAHTARFVCTTDEDLNQIASFYPGAMSEAADIELRPIAERFGGLDMVIVSPNDPGAMLRHSEECRQRGYPFAADISQQLAIMEGPQIRELVVGAAYLFCNEYEKALLASKTGWSDEEILARVGVRVTTHGKDGAVIEAPESDPIRVPVVPARATPDPTGVGDAFRAGFFAGRSWDLSLERSAQVGSLLATLVLETIGTQEYTVEPSEVLKRLTEAYGSDAAAEIAEHLPAI, encoded by the coding sequence GTGCGTATCGCCGTGACTGGTTCCATCGCCTCTGACCACCTCATGCGCTTTCCTGGAAGGTTCGCCGAGCAGTTGCTCGCCGACCAGCTTGAGCGGGTCTCGCTGTCCTTTCTCGTCGACGAGCTCGTGATCCGGCGGGGCGGAGTGGCGGCCAACATCGCCTTCGGCCTGGGCCGGCTGGGCCTGCGCCCGATCCTCGTCGGCGCGGTCGGCGAGGACTTCGCCGACTACCGCTCCTGGCTCGACCGGCACGGCGTGGACACCGCCTCCGTGCGGGTCAGTGAGATCGCGCACACCGCGCGGTTCGTCTGCACCACCGACGAGGACCTCAACCAGATCGCGTCCTTCTACCCGGGTGCGATGAGTGAGGCCGCCGACATCGAGTTGAGGCCGATCGCCGAGCGGTTCGGCGGCCTGGACATGGTGATCGTCAGCCCCAACGACCCCGGGGCGATGCTGCGCCACAGCGAGGAGTGCCGGCAGCGGGGATATCCGTTCGCGGCGGACATCTCCCAGCAGCTCGCGATCATGGAGGGCCCGCAGATCCGCGAGCTCGTCGTCGGTGCGGCCTACCTGTTCTGTAACGAGTACGAGAAGGCGCTGCTCGCCAGCAAGACCGGCTGGTCGGACGAGGAGATCCTGGCCAGGGTCGGTGTCCGGGTGACCACGCACGGCAAGGACGGTGCGGTCATCGAGGCCCCGGAGAGCGACCCCATCCGGGTCCCGGTCGTTCCCGCCCGCGCCACCCCGGATCCCACCGGAGTCGGGGACGCCTTCCGGGCCGGGTTCTTCGCCGGCCGGTCCTGGGACCTCTCGCTCGAACGCTCCGCCCAGGTCGGCTCCCTGCTCGCCACCCTGGTCCTGGAGACGATCGGCACCCAGGAGTACACGGTGGAGCCCTCGGAGGTGCTTAAGCGTCTCACCGAGGCCTACGGTTCCGACGCCGCCGCCGAGATCGCCGAGCATCTGCCGGCAATCTGA
- the erpA gene encoding iron-sulfur cluster insertion protein ErpA — protein sequence MTVQDTTAPATQSSSVVLTDTAAGKVKTLLEQEGRDDLKLRIAVQPGGCSGMRYQLFFDERSLDGDTVIDFSGVKVAVDRMSAPYLGGATIDFVDTIEKQGFTIDNPNAQGSCACGDSFH from the coding sequence ATGACCGTTCAGGACACCACGGCACCCGCGACGCAGTCCTCGAGCGTCGTCCTCACCGACACCGCCGCAGGCAAGGTGAAGACCCTGCTCGAGCAGGAGGGTCGGGATGACCTCAAGCTGCGTATCGCGGTGCAGCCCGGAGGCTGCTCGGGCATGCGCTACCAGCTGTTCTTTGACGAGCGGTCCCTCGACGGCGACACCGTCATCGATTTCTCCGGTGTCAAGGTGGCGGTGGACCGGATGAGTGCCCCGTACCTCGGCGGGGCGACGATCGACTTCGTCGACACGATCGAGAAGCAGGGTTTCACTATCGATAACCCGAATGCCCAGGGTTCCTGCGCCTGCGGCGACTCGTTCCACTGA
- the nadA gene encoding quinolinate synthase NadA yields the protein MTTNPTLRRGPIPARDPALGRVGVTPSPLALLLLGRQADPASERGVDCPGELPPAADPALTARAAAAKRALGDRAFILGHHYQRDEVIAFADVTGDSFKLAQQAAARPQAEAIVFCGVHFMAESADILTGAHQQVILPDLAAGCSMADMATAEQVEQAWDDLLDAGVAADTVPVSYMNSSAAIKAFTGRHDGTICTSSNARRALEWAFGERGGARVLFLPDQHLGRNTAIGELGTSEQDCVVYDPRKPSGGLTRRQLRAAKMILWRGHCSVHGRFTRDSVDEVRRRIPGVTVLAHPECRREVVTAADLVGSTEYIISVVAAAPAGSAFAIGTELNLVQRLATRHPDKTIVFLDRTVCFCSTMNRIDMPHLVWALESLVRGETVNRITVDPDVATYARKALDQMLALP from the coding sequence ATGACCACCAACCCGACCCTGCGGCGCGGCCCCATCCCTGCTCGCGACCCGGCCCTCGGCCGGGTCGGTGTGACTCCATCACCGCTGGCCCTGCTGCTACTCGGCCGCCAGGCCGACCCGGCCAGCGAGCGTGGCGTGGACTGTCCGGGTGAACTCCCCCCGGCGGCCGATCCGGCCCTCACAGCCCGCGCCGCGGCGGCGAAGCGGGCGCTGGGTGATCGGGCGTTCATCCTCGGGCACCACTACCAGCGCGACGAGGTCATCGCCTTCGCCGACGTGACCGGCGACTCGTTCAAGCTGGCCCAGCAGGCCGCCGCGCGGCCGCAGGCCGAGGCGATCGTCTTCTGCGGCGTGCACTTCATGGCGGAAAGCGCCGACATCCTCACCGGCGCGCACCAGCAGGTGATCCTGCCGGACCTCGCCGCCGGCTGCTCGATGGCGGACATGGCCACCGCCGAGCAGGTCGAGCAGGCCTGGGACGATCTGCTCGATGCGGGAGTCGCCGCCGATACCGTTCCGGTGAGCTACATGAACTCCTCGGCCGCGATCAAGGCGTTCACCGGGCGCCACGACGGGACGATCTGCACCTCGTCGAACGCCAGGCGCGCGCTGGAGTGGGCCTTCGGCGAGCGCGGGGGTGCCCGGGTGCTTTTCCTGCCGGACCAGCACCTCGGCCGCAACACCGCCATCGGTGAACTGGGGACAAGCGAGCAGGACTGCGTCGTTTACGACCCCCGCAAGCCCTCGGGAGGACTGACCCGCCGGCAACTGCGCGCGGCGAAGATGATCCTCTGGCGGGGTCACTGCTCGGTGCACGGCCGGTTCACCCGCGACAGCGTCGACGAGGTCCGCCGCCGGATCCCCGGGGTGACGGTGCTCGCCCACCCCGAGTGCCGGCGGGAGGTCGTCACCGCGGCCGACCTCGTCGGCTCGACCGAGTACATCATCTCGGTCGTCGCTGCCGCTCCCGCCGGATCGGCGTTCGCGATCGGTACCGAGCTGAACCTGGTGCAGCGGCTGGCGACGAGGCACCCTGACAAGACCATCGTCTTCCTGGACCGTACGGTGTGTTTCTGCTCCACCATGAACCGGATCGACATGCCCCACCTCGTGTGGGCGCTGGAGTCCCTCGTACGGGGTGAGACGGTGAACCGCATCACCGTCGACCCGGACGTGGCCACCTATGCCCGGAAGGCTCTCGACCAGATGTTGGCGCTGCCCTGA
- a CDS encoding DUF3043 domain-containing protein, which translates to MALLKRRNSAGPDAGPGPGDPIAEQVERVEQEKVADPRRTAAKGRPTPRRAEARAARTKPGGALGVSANKQEARAARRRQSQEYRAAMMSGDVSRLPARERAPERVLTRDFVDTRINVGSFFLPIAVVYFVGGLVPNASIRLAATLLMLLGIVAVVIDSILLSWQVSRRVAEKYPDSRVRVRAYAAQRALLPRRWRLPRPRVSRSDPRP; encoded by the coding sequence ATGGCTCTGCTGAAACGACGCAACTCCGCCGGCCCCGATGCCGGCCCCGGCCCCGGGGACCCGATCGCCGAGCAGGTGGAGAGGGTCGAACAGGAGAAGGTCGCCGATCCGCGGCGCACGGCGGCCAAGGGCCGGCCCACGCCCCGCCGGGCGGAGGCGCGGGCCGCCCGTACGAAGCCCGGTGGTGCGCTCGGCGTCTCGGCGAACAAGCAGGAGGCGCGGGCCGCGCGACGCAGGCAGAGCCAGGAGTACCGCGCGGCGATGATGTCCGGCGACGTCAGCCGGCTGCCAGCGCGTGAACGCGCGCCCGAGCGCGTACTGACCCGCGACTTCGTGGACACGCGGATCAACGTCGGATCGTTCTTCTTGCCGATCGCCGTCGTCTACTTCGTCGGCGGACTGGTCCCGAACGCATCGATCAGGCTGGCCGCGACCCTGCTGATGCTGCTCGGGATCGTCGCGGTCGTCATCGACTCGATCCTGCTCTCCTGGCAGGTGAGCCGGCGCGTCGCGGAGAAGTACCCGGACTCCCGGGTGCGGGTGCGGGCCTACGCCGCGCAGCGCGCGCTACTGCCGCGGCGCTGGCGACTCCCCCGCCCGCGGGTCTCCCGCTCCGACCCGCGCCCCTGA
- a CDS encoding aldo/keto reductase family protein, protein MKHRRLGRSGLSVSEISYGNWITHGDQIEADAATACVRAALDEGITTFDTADVYAGTRAESVLGEALQGVRRESYELFTKVYWPTGPGENDKGLGRKHIIESAHASLRRLRTDHLDLYQAHRYDPTVPIEETLRAFDDLVRAGKVLYVGVSEWSAAQISDAVRLASELGLDRIISNQPQYSMLWRTIEADIVPVSRKAGISQIVWSPIAQGVLTGKYPPGQPPPAGSRATGETGSTFISRLLRDDVLTAVQELRPIAADAGLSMAQLAVAWVLQNDNVASAIIGASRPEQVRENVKAAGVTLDTALLDRIDDVLAEVVTRA, encoded by the coding sequence GTGAAGCATCGACGTCTTGGGCGCAGCGGCCTGTCGGTCAGTGAGATCTCCTACGGCAACTGGATCACCCATGGTGACCAGATCGAGGCGGACGCGGCGACCGCCTGTGTGCGTGCCGCCCTCGACGAGGGCATCACCACATTCGACACCGCGGACGTCTACGCCGGTACCCGCGCCGAGAGCGTCCTGGGCGAAGCGCTGCAGGGCGTGCGCCGGGAGTCCTACGAGCTGTTCACCAAGGTCTACTGGCCCACCGGCCCGGGGGAGAACGACAAGGGCCTCGGTCGCAAGCACATCATCGAGTCCGCGCACGCCTCGCTGCGCCGTCTGCGCACCGACCATCTCGACCTCTACCAGGCACACCGGTACGACCCGACGGTGCCGATCGAAGAGACCCTGCGGGCCTTCGACGACCTCGTCCGCGCCGGCAAAGTGCTCTACGTCGGCGTGTCCGAGTGGAGCGCCGCGCAGATCAGCGACGCCGTCCGGCTGGCCAGCGAGCTGGGGCTGGACCGCATCATCTCCAACCAGCCGCAGTACTCGATGCTGTGGCGGACCATCGAGGCCGACATCGTGCCCGTCAGCCGGAAGGCCGGGATCTCCCAGATCGTCTGGTCGCCGATCGCCCAAGGCGTGCTCACCGGCAAGTACCCGCCCGGTCAGCCACCGCCGGCCGGCAGCCGGGCCACCGGTGAAACCGGTTCCACCTTCATCTCCCGGCTGCTGCGCGACGACGTGCTGACCGCGGTGCAGGAGCTGCGGCCGATCGCCGCGGACGCCGGGCTGTCGATGGCGCAGCTCGCCGTCGCCTGGGTGCTGCAGAACGACAACGTCGCCTCAGCGATCATCGGCGCGTCCCGGCCGGAGCAGGTACGGGAGAACGTCAAGGCTGCCGGCGTGACGCTCGACACGGCGCTGCTTGATCGGATCGACGACGTGCTCGCCGAGGTCGTCACCCGGGCCTGA
- a CDS encoding TetR/AcrR family transcriptional regulator produces the protein MAQARPVGEPPLPRIAPRPVLGPVSPRVTEIITVARGVLETEGAGALTMRRIGDLLGIRAPSLYKHLAGKPQLEAKLIETMLMEIGDLLHDVVDRGGAAEVVPALLAAYRGYAQAHPNLYRLVTAGSLNRRLLSADVEDWAGEPFYRAAGEPYRAQALWAAAHGTMILELDGRYLPGSDLDRTWQALASAFRRTDPAGDQPG, from the coding sequence GTGGCGCAGGCGCGGCCGGTCGGCGAGCCGCCATTGCCCAGGATCGCGCCCCGCCCGGTCCTAGGCCCCGTCTCGCCGCGGGTCACCGAGATCATCACGGTCGCGCGGGGGGTGCTGGAGACCGAGGGGGCGGGGGCGCTGACGATGCGCCGGATCGGTGATCTCCTCGGTATCCGGGCGCCGTCGCTGTACAAGCATCTCGCGGGTAAGCCGCAGCTCGAGGCCAAGCTGATCGAGACCATGCTCATGGAGATCGGGGACCTGCTCCACGACGTGGTCGACCGCGGCGGTGCCGCGGAGGTGGTCCCGGCCCTGCTGGCCGCGTACCGGGGCTATGCCCAAGCCCATCCGAACCTCTACCGCCTGGTCACCGCCGGTTCGCTGAACCGTCGGCTACTGAGCGCCGACGTCGAGGACTGGGCGGGGGAGCCATTCTACCGGGCGGCCGGGGAACCCTATCGTGCGCAGGCCCTGTGGGCCGCCGCGCACGGCACGATGATCCTCGAACTGGACGGCCGCTATCTGCCAGGATCCGATCTCGACCGGACCTGGCAGGCGCTGGCCTCCGCTTTCCGCCGAACCGACCCGGCTGGCGACCAGCCTGGCTGA
- a CDS encoding nitroreductase family deazaflavin-dependent oxidoreductase has translation MTEHNNPSTPAEAHYLAPGWFTRNVANRAVAALTRAGISLLGSRILEVRGRISGEPRRTPVNLLIFDGQQYLVSARGHGQWVRNLRAAQGELCLLRGRSRTRYSATELDPAASVAVLRAYLRRWKAEVGAFFDGVGPDSPDEEIRRIAPRHPVFVITPA, from the coding sequence TTGACCGAGCACAACAACCCGTCCACTCCGGCCGAAGCGCATTACCTCGCCCCCGGATGGTTCACCCGTAACGTGGCCAACCGCGCCGTCGCGGCGTTGACCCGGGCGGGGATCAGCCTCCTGGGCAGTCGGATCCTCGAGGTACGCGGCCGGATCAGCGGCGAGCCGCGCCGGACCCCGGTGAACCTGCTCATCTTCGACGGGCAGCAGTACCTGGTCTCGGCGCGAGGGCACGGCCAGTGGGTGCGTAATCTGCGCGCGGCCCAAGGCGAGCTATGCCTGCTGCGTGGCCGGTCGCGCACGCGTTACTCCGCGACCGAGCTGGATCCGGCGGCGAGCGTCGCCGTGCTGCGGGCCTACCTGCGGCGGTGGAAGGCCGAGGTCGGCGCCTTCTTCGACGGGGTCGGGCCGGACTCGCCCGATGAGGAGATCCGTCGGATCGCGCCCCGCCACCCCGTCTTCGTGATCACACCGGCGTGA